In Acidobacteriota bacterium, the genomic window GAGATTCAAGCGCGTCTGGTGCTGGACACTCCCGAACTGGTCGAGCGCGCGCAGGCGATGGGCATCCGTGATCCCAAGCGCATCTACTCCACTGCCGAGCTGGCCCCCGGCCGCAATATCATCTTCGCGGCGACGGGTGTAACCGAGGGTAACCTGCTCAAAGGTGTTCGTTCATTTGGCGACGGTGATCGCACCCACTCTCTGGTCATGACCATGGCCTCGGCCAAGGTGCGCTTCATCGACACGGTTCACTTGGAACGCCGCCGCGACGTTAAGGTACGCTTCCAATAAGATCCGTATCTATATGAAAAACAAAATTAAATTTGGGTATCTTGTTCCCACGCGCGATGCCGTGATGCGCGCGCCGGACGGTCGCGCCGACATCCGCCGCATGATTGATCTGGCGGTGAAATCGGAGCGCATGGGCTATGATTCGCTGTGGCTGGGCGACAGTCTGCTGGCGCGCCCTCGATTTGAAGCGCTCACCACGCTGGCGGCCATCTCCTCGCTAACCACAAAGATCGAGATGGGCACGGCGGTCTACATCACTCCGCTGCGGCATCCGGTTCCCTTGGCGCATACGGTGGGCAATCTTGATCTGCTCACTGGCGGACGATTCATCTTTGGTATCGGCCTCGGTCCGGAGAGCCCTCCCGTGATAGCTGAGTATGTCTCCTCCGGCGTGGACTTCCACAAGCGCGGGCAATTGCAGGACGAAGCGATCCAGATCATGAAGGGCTTGTGGACCGGACGGCCAACATCTTTCGACGGACGTAACTACAAGATTGAAAATGTAATGCTGCATCCACTGCCCGGACGTGCTGGCGGCCCGCCGATTCTGATGGCCGCCGCAGCAGAACCGGCGCTGAAGCGGCTGGCGCGGCTGGCCGATGGCTGGCTGCCGATCGTTCCAACTCCGCAAGAATACGCCAAGGACTGGGCGAAGATTTCGAGCTACTGCGCCGAGTTGGGCCGCGACCCGGCGAAGTTGCAAGTCATCCACTATCTGACCCTGAACGTGAATCCAGATGAATCTGAGTCGGCGCGCGAGATGGAAGAATTCTTGCTCGCCTACTACGGCCCGCTCCATCATCACATCAAGAAGACGCAAGCCATCTGCGCGGGCACGCCGGAGCGTGTGGCGGATTTCATTCGCGAATTCATTCAAGCGGGCGCGCCGCACTTTGTTGTCCGCTTGGCCACGGCTCATCAGGAGCAGCAGATGGAACGCTTCCTCTCCTCCGTCGTTCCGCTGCTTAGGTAAAACTTCAACTCAAAAGGAAGCCTGCCTTGCTGCGAACGCACATAGCTGCCCTCAACTCCCCTAATCAATGGGCACCGCGTAAGCTGCGCTTCTGGACGCTGGTGGCGACTACGTTTTTTCTGGTTTCAGGCGGAACCTATGGCACCGAGGAAATTGTGCAGTCGCCCGGTTATGCCCTGGGGCTCGTGATCCTCCTCATCACACCTTTGATCTGGAGCCTGCCTACAGCGCTGATGGTGGGTGAACTGTCCAGTGCGCTGCCGCATGAGGGTGGATTCTATGCCTGGGTGCGGCGCGCGCTGGGGCCGTTCTGGGGATTTCAGGAAGCTTGGTTGTCGCTCGCCGCCAGCATCTTTGACATGGCGATTTATCCCACGCTGTTCGTCGAATATCTCTCCCGCCTCGTTCCGTGGTTTGGTGAAGGATACCACGGCATCTTCGCCGGTTTGGCCGTCATCGCCGTCTGCACGATTTGGAATTTGGCAGGCATCCACGTTGTGGGTTGGACATCGCACTGGCTCTTCATCCTGCTTTCGGGGCCGTTCATCTTGATCGTCATTCTCGCGCCGCTGCATTGGGGAGAGTTGGCCGGAGTAACCAGTGCTTCCAACCCATCCGAGATCAGCCTGCTGGCGGGCATCCTAATCTGCCTGTGGAACTACATGGGCTGGGACAACGCCTCCACCATTGCGCGCGAGGTGGAGCAACCTCAGCGTGTCTATCCAAAAGCCATGCTGGCCACGGTGGCTCTGGTAACTGTAAGTTACGTCCTGCCGGTGCTCGCACTGTGGACCACGGGTCTACCAGCCGCCAACATGGAGACCGGCGCGTGGGCCGAAGTGGCGGGGTTGCTGGGAGGCGACTGGTTGCGCGGGTTTCTGGTTATCGGCGGAATGCTCAGCGCCTTCGGCATGTTTAATTCACTGGTGATGAGCTACTCGCGGCTCCCCTATGCGATGGCGCTCGATGGCATGGCGCCACGCGTGTTCGCGCGCGTGAATGCCAAAACCCGTATTCCGTGGGTCTCTGTTGTGGTGTTGGCCATCGCGTGGTCGCTGTGCCTGGGCCTGGGATTTGAGCGGCTGATCACACTGGACATTCTTCTCTACGGCGCCAGCCTGGTCCTCGAGTTCGTGGCGCTGGCCGTTCTGCGTGTGCGGGAGCCGAACTTGACGCGTCCATTTCGCGTCCCCGGCGGACTGGTGGGCGCCGTCGCCATCGGAATTCTTCCGACTGCGCTGTTGACGTTCTCCGTGATTCAAAGCGAGCGCGAAGAAGTGCTGGGCATGAATGGGCTGCTCTTTGGTGTTCTGATCATGCTGAGTGGAGTACTGGTCTATAGCATCGCGCGATTCTGCCGGCGTCGTAGCGAACCCGCTCCCGAGCTTGGTGTGGACTAGCGTCACGCAGGAGCGTAAAGTTTACTGCTTGAGAATATGAATCATCGCAAGTACGATTTCTTGAGCCCTTCACGAGAGGGCAATGGACCGTAACAGATGCGGGAGAGGCGAGCAAAATGAACCACGATCAATTCGAGGCAGGCGCGCGCAGGAAGTTTTTGCGCTGCTGCGGAATGGCTGTTACCGGCACGGCGATCGCCACGCTGGCGGGGAAATCCTTGCAGGCCTTGGTACAGCAGCCCTCCGTTGCTGCCGCTCCAGTCTCAGCCGGGCCCGCTGCGGCGGAGTTGATCGAGGACCTGGTCGCCGCCAACCGGATTCTAGCCAGCGAAGGCGTGCTCGATGGTTTTGGGCACGTCAGCGTGCGGCATGACAAGAATCCGCTGCGCTACCTCATTTCACGCTCACTGGCCCCTGCGCTGGTAACGTCCGCTGACATTCTGGAATACGATCTGGATAGCCGCGCCGTGGACGCGCGCGGACAGGCCGAGTACTCCGAAGTTTTCATACACGGCGAGATTTACAAGGCGCGTCCGGATATTAAGGCCATCGTCCACAATCATTCCCCCGCCGTGATTCCCTTCAGCGTAACCGGCATTCCCATCCGCCCCATCTACCACATGAGCGCATTCATCGGCGGAGGCGTGCCGGTCTTCGACATCCGCAAGGAGATGAAGGAGGACACCGACATGCTGATCCGCACGCAGGCCCGAGGCAGCGCTCTGGCGCGCGTGCTGGGCAAGCATCCCGCCACGCTGCTGCGCGGACACGGCTGCGTGGTGGTGGCCGACAACGTCAAGCTGGCCACCTTCAACAGCTACTACCTGCAAACCAACGCCGCGCTGCAACTGGAAGCCATGGGCATCAGCTCCGAAGTAACGTATCTAACTGACGCCGAGTCCGCGCGCGTGATGACCGACCTGTGGGGCAAGGGCCGCTACACCCGCGCCTGGGACATGTGGAAGCAAAAGGCCATGGCGAAGTAGCAGTCTCCCTAATAGCCAAAACCCCGAGCGGCTTGAAAAGTAGGCGGCATGCAACTGGAAACGAATCACTTAATCCTGCGCGATTGTGTCGAGGACGATTGGCTCCGGGTGCGGGAGTACCGCTCTGAGGTGAGCTATCTTCGCTACCACACTGAGGAAACGTCGAGCGAGGAACGCGCCCGCGAGTTTGTCCGGATGGTGACGGACTGGGCCGCCGAGCAGCCCCGCCAGAAGTTTCAACTGGCCACTACGCGCGCATCCGATGGCGTGCTCATAGGGAGTTGCGGCGTGCGCATCGCCTCGCCAGAGGACCGCGAGGCGGAATTCGGATGCGAGCTTGATCCGCGCGAATGGGGAAATGGTTTGGGGGCGGAGGCCAGCCGCGCCATAATCGATTACGGCTTTCGAATGCTAGGGATGCACCGCATCTGGGCGCACACCATCGGCGACAATCTGGCCGCAGTGAAACTCGCTGAGCGCATGGGCATGCGTCAGGAAGGCCGTCTCCGAGAGAGCCGATTTTTCAAGGGTCGCTGGTGGGATCGTGTGATCTATTCCGTTCTGGAGCAGGACTGGCATCCGTAAACAGCCTGTGGGCTCATTGACATTGCGCCGCGAGTCGCGCCAGTATAAATCATGCTTGTTAGTATCCAACTCCGGCCTTGTACTTGTTGTTACGCTATAATGGTGTGCTTGCCGGGTGGGGTATTTTGTAAGAGTAGTTAAGCGGAAATCCTACATTTCATCCGGCCCACCAGGAGAATTGATCATCCGAGGTGGGCTTAGTTTTTGCCCTTTTTGATGGTGACACTATGAGCGAAATGAATATACAAACATCCGCCACGCTGACCGAGCGCTGGGCGCACCTGCCGGCGGCGACGCGCGAAGAGATTGACGTCTTCGAGGCGGAGCTGCGGCGGTTCCAGGCTGGGCAGATGCCGGAGAAGGTGTTCACTGAGTTTCGTCTGCGCAACGGCGTCTATGGGCAGCGCCAGAACGGCGTGCAGATGCTGCGCATTAAGATCCCCATGGGCATGATGACCACACGGCAGTTGGAGGTGCTGGCCGACCTCTCGGAAGAGTACGCCGACGGCATCAGCCACATCACCACGCGCCAGGACATTCAGTATCATTACATGGACATCAACGACGCGCCCAACGCGTTTCGCCGCCTCGCTGAAGTGGGCATCACCACCAAGGAGGCCTGCGGCAACGTGGTGCGCAACGTGACGGCGTGCCCGCAGTCGGGCGTCTGCTCGGATGAGACGTTTGATGTAACCGCCTACGCGCAGGGCATGGCCTACTTCATGCTGCGCCACCCCGACGCGCAGAGCTTTGGGCGCAAGTTCAAGATCGCCTTCTCCGGCTGCGACGACCACGCCTGCGGCCTGGCCATGATGCACGATCTCGGCGCCATCGCCGCCGTGCGCGAAGTGAACGGCAAGAAGGAAAAAGGCTTCAAGGTGTACCTTGGTGGCGGACTCGGCGCCATCCCGCATCAGGCCAAGCTGTACTCCGACTTTGTTCCCGCCGATGAGCTGCTGCCGCTGATGCAGGCCGTGTCGCGCGTCTTTGCGCGGCTGGGCGAGAAGAAGAATCGCGCCAAGGCGCGCATGAAGTTTCTGATCGCCAAACTCGGCATGGACGAGTTCGCTAAGCTGGTGCGCGAGGAGCGCGAGAAGTTGCCGCTTGATCCGCGCTGGAAAGAGTATCAGGCAGAGGCTGAGAAGTTTAATGAGAAACCGTTGCGCCCAGCAGCGCAGTTGGATCTGACCGCTGCCGACGCTGAATTTTCAAAGTGGCACGCGACCAACGTACAGCCGCAGGCCCAGGCGGGTTATTCAATGGTAACGGTGTCGCTGCCGCTGGGCGACATCTCGGCGTGGCAATTGCGCTCGCTCGCCGGCGTCTGCCGCCGGTATGTAGGCGACGCGGTGCGCGCCACGGTGGATCAGAATCTGCTGATCCGCTGGGTGCCGAGCGGTGACTTGATGGCGTTCTACAACGAGTTGAAGAAGCTTGATCTAGCCGATGCCGGCGGCAACTCGCTCGGTCACGTTACGGCTTGCCCCGGCACGGATTCGTGCAAGCTGGGCATCGCCTCCTCGCGCGGCCTCGCCGCAACGCTGCACGAGAAATTCCACAACGGTATGAGTGACTACGCCACAAGGTCCGATCTGAAGATCAAGATCAGCGGCTGCTTCAACGCCTGCGGCCAGCATCACATCGCCGACATTGGATTTTTCGGCTCCAGCCGCCGCGTCGGCTCGCACGTCGCGCCTATCTTCCAGATCGTGCTCGGCGGCTCGACCAAAGGCAACGCACAGTCGTTCGGATTGTCGGTGGGCAAGGCCTCGGCGAAGGATGTTCCTGAAGTGGTGAAGACGCTGACGGACCTCTACACCGCCGAGCGCACAGGCAGCGAGACGTTCGCGGAGTATATGCAGCGCGTGGGCAAGGCGCACATCAAGAAGTCCGTGGATCACTTTGACAAGCTGCCCGACTACTCGGAGAAGCCGGAGTATTATCAGGACAACCGCCAGCCCTGGGACTACTTCATGACCACGGGCGTCGGCGAGTGCGCCGGCGAAGTGGTGACGCAATCCGAGTTCATGCTGGAGGACGCCGACCGCCACCTTTTCGACGCCGGCCTGCAACTGGAAGCCGGGAAGCGCGAAGCAGCCGCCACGACCGCCTTCACCGCGATGAAGTGCGCCGCCGACGGACTGCTTGCCACGCGCGGTCTGCTGCTCTCCGATCAGTACAACACCGTCGGCGAGTTCAAGAAACTGTTTGCCGACGCCGGCGAGTTTCTGCCCATGTGCGCTGATTATTTTTTCCGCGCTGCCGAAGAAGGCGCGAAAAATCTGAACGAAGAGCAGGCGCACCAGCGCGTGGAAGAAGCCACGCTGTTCGTGGAAGAAGCGCACGGACGCTACGCCCGCATGGGCGGCGCGCTCGCGTAGCTTTATCAGGGCCGCAACCGAAAGGGAGCGGTGGCGGGATTTCGGCTACCTACATTGGCCAGCTTCAGCACTACTCATTCACCGAGCCGGAGATCGCATTGACCATCGACCTGCAACGCATCAGCATAAAAATTATCAGCGAGGCCAAGGCGGATGTTTCGCTGAGTCCGTTTCTGGACATCTTCGGTCGCTGGCGCGCCGACAAGGCGCACGCCGCCGAGTGGGTTGATCTGGCCGACTACGCGCACGTGCCGCGCGGCCCCGGAATCGTGCTGGTGGGCCTGAAGGCCAATTTTGCATTCGACCTCGCCGACCCCGCTCCCGGCACGCTTTACGTCACGCGCAAAGGTCTCACCGGCACGCACGAGCAGCGCATCAAGGCCGCGCTGCGCGGGGCGTTCCACTTGTCGAAGCGACTCGCGGCGGAGAAAAATTATCCCGCCGCCCGCCTGCGCACCGATGCGTTGGAGCTGCACTTCCCCGACCGGCTGTTCACAGCCAATACCAAGGCCATAGATGCCGAGTTGCGCCCAGCCATTGACGCGGTACTGAAGGCGACGTTCGGCGCATGTCAACTGACGGCCGTAAGCGATGCGGGCGCAAGCTACGGCTACAACATCAAAGCGGCCAAGGCCGAGCCGCTCGACGCGCTGCTCGCGCGCCTCGGCTGAAGTATTTCCTGAGAATTCAGACTCGCGTATAGTTGCTGCATCTTCCTAAATCAACAAGGAGGCAGGACTATGTTATTCGCCAAATTGATTCCACTAATTATGTTTTGCGCCACGCTATCACCCATCGCCCGAGGGCAAACACTACCGGACTTTGCCAAGGCCCGTGATGAAGCCGTCCAGCGCCTGCAGGAACTCATTCGCATTGACACCAGCAACCCGCCGGGCAACGAGACCAAAGTCGCCGAGTATTTGAAGGCCATCCTCGACAAGGAAGGCATCCCGTCGGAGATCGTCGCGCTCGAACCGGCGCGCGGCAGTCTGATCGCTCGGCTCAAGGGCAATGGAAAGAAGAAGCCGCTCCTTCTGATGGCGCATACCGACGTGGTGGGCGTCGAGCGAGATAAGTGGCGTGTCGATCCCTTTGCGGGCGTGATTCAGGACGGCTATGTCTACGGCCGCGGTGCGACAGATGATAAGGATGATGTGGCTGCTATGCTGCAAGCCGTGCTGTTATTGCATCGCCAAAAAATCCCGCTTGATCGGGACATTATTTTCCTGGGCGCGGCGGGTGAAGAGGGTGGGGCGCCGGTAGGTGTGTTGTATCTGGTCGGGAAACATTTTCCGAAAATCGAAGCGGAGTTCGCGATCAATGAAGGCGGCACAACCGACGTGCGCAACGGGAACGTCCGGTACGTCGCAATTCAAACCGCCGAGAAGCTCCCGCGAGGAATTCGTGTTGTGGCGCGAGGCTTCCCGGGGCATGGATCAAGGCCACGCATGGATAATCCAGTCTACCGGTTGGCGGCGGCGATCACACGCATCGCAGAATATCAGCCGCCCATGAGACTTAATGAAACCACGCGAGTATTCTTCCAGCGGATGGCCGGCATCAGTTCGCCGGAGGAAGCGCGCCAATTCAGGCTCCTGGAAGACCCCGTGGAGGGTCCGAAAGTTCAGGAGACATTCCGGCGCAGCACCAATCTCTCTCACTTGACCTATAATTCCATGTTGCGAGACAGCATCTCCCCGAACATCATCAAGGGAGGATTTCGCTTTAATGTCATTCCGGGCGAGGCCGAAGCCAGGCTCGACGTGCGGTTGCTGCCGGGACAGACTCGGGAAGACCTGATGGCGCAACTCAAGCGTGTGATCGACGATCCCTCGGTGGAGTTGATCCCCGAAGACGATGCTTCCCCCATGGCCCCAAGTTCTCCGTCGCGATTGGACGAAGAACTTTTTCAGGCTTTAGAGCGGGCGCAGAAAATCGTGTTCCCCTCGGCGGTTACGACCCCGACGATGAGCACCTCCGCAACGGACTCCTCGCATCTCCGCTCCAGAGGTATACCCGTCTTCGGGATTAGCCCGCCGGCGACCGACGAAAGTCGGGAAGGGGTTCACGGCAATAACGAGCGAGTGTCAGTTGAGGGTATGGGCCAGTATGTCGAGTTTATCTATCGGGCGGTTGTGGATGTGGCTGCGGCCAAATAATGCTGACTGAGGGAGAGTAAACACTTCTATGAAACGGATGATTTGCCTGGGTTTCTTGAATTTGCTGCTGACGACGACGCTTAACGCACAAACCGCGCCCGATTTCGCCAAGGCGAAGGACGAGGCGGTCAAGCGGTTGCAGGAGATGATTCGCATCGACACCAGCAATCCCCCGGGCAATGAGACGAAGCTCGCGCAATATCTGAAAGCGTTGCTCGACAAGGAGGGCATCGCCTCGGAGATTCTGGAGAAGGAGCCGGGACGGGGCAATTTGCTGGCGCGGATCAATGGCAATGGGAGCAAGAAGCCGCTGCTGCTGATGGGGCACGCCGATGTGGTGGGCGTCGAGCGCGAGAAGTGGACCGTGCCGCCGTTCGATGGAATCATCAAGGACGGCTACGTCTATGGGCGCGGCGCGTATGACGACAAGGGCGGCATCACCAGCATGTTGCAGGTGTTCCTGATGCTGCATCGCCAGAAGATTCCGCTCGACCGCGACATTATTTTTTTGGCCGAGGCGGGCGAAGAGGCCGGCGGCGGCGTGGGCATAGAGTTTCTGATCGAAAGTCACTGGCCGAAGATCGAAGCGGAGTTCGCGCTGAACGAGGGCGCGGAGATTCTGATGAAGGACGGCAAGGTCCGTTATGTGGGCGTGGCCACCAGCGAGAAGTTGGTGCGGCGCATCAAGCTGACCGCGCGCGGGATATCCGGCCACGGCTCGATGCCGCGCGTCGACAATCCTATCGTTCATCTGGCCGCGGCAGTGCAGAAGATCGGAACCTACCAGCCGCCGCTTCGATTCAACGACATTACCAAGACATTCTTCGAGCGGCTGGCAAGAGTAAGTCCGCCGGAAGAAGCTTATATTTACTCACATTTGGATGATCCAGTGGTGGGTTCGATGGCTCAGGAGAAACTTCGCCACACCAATACTTTGTATAACTCGATGCTGCGAACCTCCATCGCGCCGACGATGATCAAAGGCGGGTTCCGCGAGAACGTGATTCCCGCTGACGCGGAAGTGATTGTGGATGTGCGCGCGCTGCCGGACGAAAATATGCCGGCGTTCATTGAGAATCTGCGCCGCATGATTGACGATCCGGCTGTCGAGATCACTCCAATTGGCGATCACACCACAGTTACTCCGCCCTCGCGCATCGACACGGACCTGTTCCGCGCGCTGGAGAAGGCGCAAGCCACCGTATTTCCTGGCGCGGTTACCCTGCCGATGATGCTGACCGGCGGCACCGACTCCGCGCCGCTAAGATTGAAGGGCGTGCAGGCCTACGGCATAGACCCCGTTGTTTCAGAGGAAGAGATCGCGCGAATGCACGGCAACGACGAGCGCGTTCCGATAGAGGGCATCGGAAAGTTTGTGGAGATACTCTATCGCGCGGTGGTAGAAGTAGCGGGAAAGCAATGATGATTGATAAATGGGGGAGTGCTGAGAGAAGGCGAGCACTTTTTTTTCTCATGACTCAATACATCTTCCACTTGCGCGGTAGGTGCCGCCGCCGTTACAGTGCGTGTATGTAGTGGAATCGTGGGAGACTTTTCGCTTGTGGGACTCCTATAATCGGGAGAGGCCGCTGGTTATGCCGTGGTTAAGGCAATCAAAGACAGTTCCTGCCGGAGAGTTCCTCATGACAGTTATGCCCGAGCGTGAGGGAAAAGCTGTTGGACAGCATGGGATGCTTGGCGGCATCCTACTGAGCGTGCTATTGCCCTGTCTACAGGCCAGAGCATCTGTGGTGTTTTCCGCGGCTGACCCCAAAGCCGATACGGTGACTGCTACCTGCTCGATCGAGCCTGCCGCGCTGGAGAAGGGCAGCATGGAATTGCTCCGTGTGAAGATGAGCGCCACGGATTCGCGAAAGCACTTGCTGGCGTTTGTGTGGTCGTCGGACGGTGGAGTGATTCAGGGCAGCGGCGCGGAGATCGCCGTGGACGCGAGTGGTCTGGCCCCGGGCCGCTACATGCTGACGGGGACAGTGCAGGATGCCTACCGCAATCGCGCCGAGTGCGTCGTTGCATTCCGCATGACGGCACCGCCGGAGACGCTTGCCGCAAAATGCAGCAGCGCACAGGAGCAAGTCGAGGCTGGCAAACCGGCGCGATTTCACGTGGAAACATCGGGCACGATAGGCGGGCCACCGCGCGTCCAGTGGTTCACCAACGGCGGTACAATTCTAGGAGGA contains:
- a CDS encoding class II aldolase/adducin family protein, translating into MAVTGTAIATLAGKSLQALVQQPSVAAAPVSAGPAAAELIEDLVAANRILASEGVLDGFGHVSVRHDKNPLRYLISRSLAPALVTSADILEYDLDSRAVDARGQAEYSEVFIHGEIYKARPDIKAIVHNHSPAVIPFSVTGIPIRPIYHMSAFIGGGVPVFDIRKEMKEDTDMLIRTQARGSALARVLGKHPATLLRGHGCVVVADNVKLATFNSYYLQTNAALQLEAMGISSEVTYLTDAESARVMTDLWGKGRYTRAWDMWKQKAMAK
- a CDS encoding N-acetyltransferase → MQLETNHLILRDCVEDDWLRVREYRSEVSYLRYHTEETSSEERAREFVRMVTDWAAEQPRQKFQLATTRASDGVLIGSCGVRIASPEDREAEFGCELDPREWGNGLGAEASRAIIDYGFRMLGMHRIWAHTIGDNLAAVKLAERMGMRQEGRLRESRFFKGRWWDRVIYSVLEQDWHP
- a CDS encoding APC family permease, whose translation is MRFWTLVATTFFLVSGGTYGTEEIVQSPGYALGLVILLITPLIWSLPTALMVGELSSALPHEGGFYAWVRRALGPFWGFQEAWLSLAASIFDMAIYPTLFVEYLSRLVPWFGEGYHGIFAGLAVIAVCTIWNLAGIHVVGWTSHWLFILLSGPFILIVILAPLHWGELAGVTSASNPSEISLLAGILICLWNYMGWDNASTIAREVEQPQRVYPKAMLATVALVTVSYVLPVLALWTTGLPAANMETGAWAEVAGLLGGDWLRGFLVIGGMLSAFGMFNSLVMSYSRLPYAMALDGMAPRVFARVNAKTRIPWVSVVVLAIAWSLCLGLGFERLITLDILLYGASLVLEFVALAVLRVREPNLTRPFRVPGGLVGAVAIGILPTALLTFSVIQSEREEVLGMNGLLFGVLIMLSGVLVYSIARFCRRRSEPAPELGVD
- a CDS encoding M20/M25/M40 family metallo-hydrolase; translated protein: MLFAKLIPLIMFCATLSPIARGQTLPDFAKARDEAVQRLQELIRIDTSNPPGNETKVAEYLKAILDKEGIPSEIVALEPARGSLIARLKGNGKKKPLLLMAHTDVVGVERDKWRVDPFAGVIQDGYVYGRGATDDKDDVAAMLQAVLLLHRQKIPLDRDIIFLGAAGEEGGAPVGVLYLVGKHFPKIEAEFAINEGGTTDVRNGNVRYVAIQTAEKLPRGIRVVARGFPGHGSRPRMDNPVYRLAAAITRIAEYQPPMRLNETTRVFFQRMAGISSPEEARQFRLLEDPVEGPKVQETFRRSTNLSHLTYNSMLRDSISPNIIKGGFRFNVIPGEAEARLDVRLLPGQTREDLMAQLKRVIDDPSVELIPEDDASPMAPSSPSRLDEELFQALERAQKIVFPSAVTTPTMSTSATDSSHLRSRGIPVFGISPPATDESREGVHGNNERVSVEGMGQYVEFIYRAVVDVAAAK
- a CDS encoding M20/M25/M40 family metallo-hydrolase, giving the protein MKRMICLGFLNLLLTTTLNAQTAPDFAKAKDEAVKRLQEMIRIDTSNPPGNETKLAQYLKALLDKEGIASEILEKEPGRGNLLARINGNGSKKPLLLMGHADVVGVEREKWTVPPFDGIIKDGYVYGRGAYDDKGGITSMLQVFLMLHRQKIPLDRDIIFLAEAGEEAGGGVGIEFLIESHWPKIEAEFALNEGAEILMKDGKVRYVGVATSEKLVRRIKLTARGISGHGSMPRVDNPIVHLAAAVQKIGTYQPPLRFNDITKTFFERLARVSPPEEAYIYSHLDDPVVGSMAQEKLRHTNTLYNSMLRTSIAPTMIKGGFRENVIPADAEVIVDVRALPDENMPAFIENLRRMIDDPAVEITPIGDHTTVTPPSRIDTDLFRALEKAQATVFPGAVTLPMMLTGGTDSAPLRLKGVQAYGIDPVVSEEEIARMHGNDERVPIEGIGKFVEILYRAVVEVAGKQ
- a CDS encoding LLM class flavin-dependent oxidoreductase — translated: MKNKIKFGYLVPTRDAVMRAPDGRADIRRMIDLAVKSERMGYDSLWLGDSLLARPRFEALTTLAAISSLTTKIEMGTAVYITPLRHPVPLAHTVGNLDLLTGGRFIFGIGLGPESPPVIAEYVSSGVDFHKRGQLQDEAIQIMKGLWTGRPTSFDGRNYKIENVMLHPLPGRAGGPPILMAAAAEPALKRLARLADGWLPIVPTPQEYAKDWAKISSYCAELGRDPAKLQVIHYLTLNVNPDESESAREMEEFLLAYYGPLHHHIKKTQAICAGTPERVADFIREFIQAGAPHFVVRLATAHQEQQMERFLSSVVPLLR
- a CDS encoding nitrite/sulfite reductase — its product is MSEMNIQTSATLTERWAHLPAATREEIDVFEAELRRFQAGQMPEKVFTEFRLRNGVYGQRQNGVQMLRIKIPMGMMTTRQLEVLADLSEEYADGISHITTRQDIQYHYMDINDAPNAFRRLAEVGITTKEACGNVVRNVTACPQSGVCSDETFDVTAYAQGMAYFMLRHPDAQSFGRKFKIAFSGCDDHACGLAMMHDLGAIAAVREVNGKKEKGFKVYLGGGLGAIPHQAKLYSDFVPADELLPLMQAVSRVFARLGEKKNRAKARMKFLIAKLGMDEFAKLVREEREKLPLDPRWKEYQAEAEKFNEKPLRPAAQLDLTAADAEFSKWHATNVQPQAQAGYSMVTVSLPLGDISAWQLRSLAGVCRRYVGDAVRATVDQNLLIRWVPSGDLMAFYNELKKLDLADAGGNSLGHVTACPGTDSCKLGIASSRGLAATLHEKFHNGMSDYATRSDLKIKISGCFNACGQHHIADIGFFGSSRRVGSHVAPIFQIVLGGSTKGNAQSFGLSVGKASAKDVPEVVKTLTDLYTAERTGSETFAEYMQRVGKAHIKKSVDHFDKLPDYSEKPEYYQDNRQPWDYFMTTGVGECAGEVVTQSEFMLEDADRHLFDAGLQLEAGKREAAATTAFTAMKCAADGLLATRGLLLSDQYNTVGEFKKLFADAGEFLPMCADYFFRAAEEGAKNLNEEQAHQRVEEATLFVEEAHGRYARMGGALA